A genomic stretch from Bordetella sp. N includes:
- a CDS encoding efflux transporter outer membrane subunit yields MSTSPFHQPVYRPLRLAAALAATLAFVLALSGCAAGPDYVRPTLPVPSAYAEPGPWKQAAPGHIDPDGRWWLAYGDPVMDGLVAQANDANQNIALAAAQYRQASAAADAARSAFWPTAGISAGVGRGRNISNGVNKLSNSHSIGLDASWEPDLWGAVRRSVEAGEATAQASAAQLAAARLSIQAAVAQDYLQVRVLEREQVLYARTLEAYERALKLTRSQHDAGVALRSDVALAEAQLNTAKAESIDLEQQRRQLLHAIAILTGRAPADFTLPDNPDWHPAVPQIPVGLPSELLERRPDIATAERQAAAANANIGVARAAYFPSLVLSASGGFEGGGFGPWFNTPGRIWSLGAALAETLFDGGLRAARDAQAVAAYDATVAQYKQTVLGGFQEVEDNLSTLRILADESVAQDQAVRASRLAEQLALTQYRAGTVTYLNVVTAQYLTLSNERSAVQLLGRQLLASVALIKATGGGWTSAQLQANPASATAAAAPHPTPVVSATAAPAGQTQPD; encoded by the coding sequence ATGAGTACATCGCCGTTCCACCAGCCGGTTTACCGGCCCCTGCGACTGGCTGCCGCCCTGGCCGCCACCCTGGCTTTCGTCCTGGCCCTGTCCGGCTGCGCCGCCGGCCCGGACTACGTGCGGCCGACCCTGCCGGTGCCGTCCGCCTACGCCGAGCCCGGTCCGTGGAAGCAGGCGGCCCCCGGCCACATCGACCCGGACGGCCGCTGGTGGCTGGCCTATGGCGATCCGGTCATGGACGGCCTGGTGGCCCAGGCCAACGACGCCAACCAGAACATCGCCCTGGCCGCCGCCCAATATCGGCAAGCCAGCGCCGCCGCCGATGCCGCCCGGTCGGCCTTCTGGCCGACGGCGGGCATCAGTGCCGGCGTCGGCCGCGGCCGCAACATTTCCAACGGCGTCAACAAGCTGAGCAATTCGCACTCCATCGGCCTGGACGCCAGCTGGGAGCCGGACCTGTGGGGTGCCGTGCGCCGTTCGGTCGAGGCCGGTGAAGCGACGGCGCAGGCCAGCGCGGCGCAATTGGCCGCCGCGCGCCTGAGCATCCAGGCGGCGGTGGCGCAGGACTACCTGCAAGTGCGTGTGCTCGAACGGGAACAGGTGCTCTATGCGCGCACCCTCGAAGCCTATGAGCGCGCGCTCAAGCTGACCCGCAGCCAGCACGACGCCGGCGTGGCGCTGCGTTCGGACGTGGCCCTGGCCGAGGCCCAATTGAATACCGCGAAGGCGGAGTCCATCGACCTGGAACAGCAGCGGCGCCAATTGCTGCATGCCATCGCCATCCTGACCGGCCGCGCGCCGGCGGACTTCACCCTGCCCGACAATCCGGACTGGCATCCCGCGGTGCCGCAAATTCCCGTTGGCTTGCCCTCCGAATTGCTGGAACGACGGCCGGATATCGCCACGGCGGAACGCCAGGCGGCGGCTGCCAACGCCAATATCGGCGTGGCCCGGGCGGCCTATTTTCCGTCGCTGGTGTTGAGCGCCAGCGGGGGCTTTGAAGGCGGCGGCTTCGGGCCATGGTTCAACACCCCGGGCCGGATCTGGTCGCTGGGCGCCGCCTTGGCGGAAACCCTGTTCGACGGCGGTTTGCGCGCGGCGCGTGACGCGCAGGCGGTGGCCGCCTATGACGCCACGGTGGCGCAGTACAAGCAGACCGTGCTGGGCGGCTTCCAGGAAGTCGAGGACAACCTGTCGACCCTGCGCATACTGGCCGACGAAAGCGTGGCCCAGGACCAGGCGGTGCGGGCCTCGCGCCTGGCCGAGCAACTGGCGTTGACGCAATATCGCGCCGGCACCGTCACGTATCTGAACGTGGTCACCGCGCAGTACCTGACGCTATCCAATGAACGTAGCGCGGTCCAGTTGCTGGGCCGCCAACTGCTTGCCAGCGTGGCCTTGATCAAGGCCACCGGCGGCGGCTGGACTTCCGCGCAGTTGCAGGCGAACCCTGCCTCAGCGACAGCCGCCGCGGCCCCGCATCCCACCCCCGTCGTTTCCGCCACGGCCGCGCCGGCCGGGCAAACCCAACCCGACTGA
- a CDS encoding ATP-binding cassette domain-containing protein → MSVDSELRTRRPIAMAASSGAGTPGAHAARLRGDDWRKLWPFLAIFVLAALLPLAGNNYWTVIATRAAIYWVLVSGLNLVVGYAGQLAIGYVALLTLGAYITSVLAAGNVLPAMPPILALACAGVGGGVFGLVVGLPALRLRTFYFAMATLGFATIVTQIALAWQDVTGGGIGLSGPAMPAPFDSEMGLFYLCLGLAVVCTLLTANIARSRYGRGLIAIRDAEVAAEASGVSKVRLLSLIFIFAGVLAAVAGGLFASLQTYITPDAFTFELSVLFFISILIGGRGSILGPLLGTIILTVLPELAAPLAAWSNFLYALMLLVIVLVAPGGIAALLDFRSRRPLPANRRIVPDAAPLQHLLAPAAQAHGKPAAHAGLELRDIVLSFGGVRAIDGLTLAITPGQVHGLIGPNGSGKTTTLNVISGYYRPQAGTLRLAGAPLPAGQPLLRAPHGIARTYQTPRIIGEASVLDNVMIGGTLQAQASFVETLLRLPRHNRDESLLREAAQDALQAVGLAALADVRADRLQHSELRFLEIARALVLRPAFLLLDEPAAGLAAEEIRQLGDLIRHIGRQGTGVLLVEHHADLIFDICDQVTVLNLGRVLADGTPAQVREHKEVVSAYLGG, encoded by the coding sequence ATGAGCGTCGACAGCGAACTGCGGACACGCCGCCCCATCGCCATGGCCGCGTCCAGCGGCGCCGGCACGCCGGGCGCCCATGCCGCGCGCCTGCGGGGCGATGACTGGCGCAAGCTGTGGCCGTTCCTGGCCATCTTCGTGCTGGCGGCGCTGCTGCCGCTGGCGGGCAACAATTACTGGACGGTCATCGCCACGCGCGCGGCGATCTATTGGGTGCTGGTGTCGGGCCTGAATCTGGTGGTCGGTTATGCCGGGCAGCTGGCGATCGGCTACGTGGCCCTGCTGACCCTGGGCGCCTACATCACCAGCGTGCTGGCGGCCGGCAATGTGCTGCCCGCCATGCCGCCGATTCTCGCGCTGGCCTGCGCGGGGGTCGGCGGCGGCGTGTTCGGCCTGGTCGTCGGCCTGCCCGCGCTGCGCTTGCGCACGTTTTATTTCGCCATGGCCACCCTGGGCTTCGCCACCATCGTGACGCAAATTGCCTTGGCGTGGCAGGACGTCACCGGCGGCGGCATCGGCTTGTCCGGACCCGCCATGCCCGCGCCGTTCGACAGCGAAATGGGCCTGTTCTACCTGTGCCTGGGACTGGCGGTGGTGTGTACGTTGTTGACCGCCAATATCGCGCGCAGCCGCTACGGCCGGGGCCTGATCGCCATCCGCGATGCCGAGGTCGCGGCCGAGGCCAGCGGCGTGTCCAAGGTGCGTTTGCTGTCCCTGATCTTCATCTTCGCCGGCGTGCTGGCCGCCGTGGCGGGCGGCCTGTTCGCCTCGCTGCAGACCTACATCACACCGGATGCCTTCACCTTCGAACTTTCGGTCCTGTTCTTCATCTCCATCCTGATCGGTGGCCGCGGTTCCATCCTGGGGCCGCTGCTGGGCACCATCATCCTGACCGTGCTGCCGGAGCTGGCGGCGCCGCTGGCCGCGTGGTCGAACTTTCTGTATGCGCTGATGCTGCTGGTCATCGTGCTGGTGGCGCCGGGCGGCATCGCCGCGCTGCTGGATTTCCGCAGCCGGCGGCCCCTGCCCGCCAACCGTCGCATCGTCCCGGACGCGGCGCCGTTGCAGCATCTGCTGGCACCTGCTGCCCAGGCGCACGGCAAGCCGGCAGCGCACGCGGGCCTGGAACTGCGCGATATCGTGCTGAGCTTCGGCGGCGTGCGCGCCATCGACGGGCTGACGCTGGCGATCACGCCGGGGCAAGTGCACGGCCTGATCGGTCCCAACGGCAGCGGCAAGACCACCACCTTGAACGTGATCTCCGGCTATTACCGGCCGCAGGCGGGCACCCTGCGCCTGGCAGGAGCCCCCTTGCCCGCGGGCCAGCCTTTGCTGCGCGCACCGCATGGCATCGCCCGCACGTATCAGACGCCACGCATCATCGGAGAAGCCTCGGTGCTGGACAACGTCATGATCGGCGGCACGCTGCAAGCCCAGGCCTCCTTCGTCGAAACCCTGTTGCGCCTGCCCCGCCACAACCGTGACGAGTCGCTGCTGCGCGAGGCCGCGCAGGACGCCTTGCAGGCCGTGGGCCTGGCCGCGCTGGCCGACGTGCGCGCCGACCGCCTGCAGCACAGCGAACTGCGCTTTCTGGAAATCGCCCGCGCGCTGGTGCTGCGGCCCGCTTTCCTGCTGCTGGACGAACCCGCGGCCGGCCTGGCCGCCGAGGAGATCCGTCAGCTTGGCGACCTGATCCGGCACATCGGCCGGCAAGGCACCGGCGTGCTGCTGGTGGAACATCATGCCGACCTGATCTTCGACATCTGCGATCAGGTCACGGTCTTGAACCTGGGCCGCGTGCTGGCCGACGGCACGCCGGCACAGGTGCGCGAACACAAGGAGGTGGTCAGTGCTTACCTTGGTGGCTGA
- a CDS encoding LysR family transcriptional regulator, with protein sequence MALTVRQLEVIRAVSLHGSVTEAAAALGISQPAISLMLRDCATHAGFPFFVRKHGRLQATRETQVILAELNRIFDGIERVNRLMDDMRDMTVGTVQVASVPTLADNLISPTIACFQKDWPNIHVGVFTLDNVGVFENVVQERVDFGLALSPLNHRDGRGVDGRLVDLCTTELVCVMHPDCPLARLDIVTPKDLAPYPLISFGKSLPLGALVEESFQRAGVPRRIALEVTLTSVACSLARSGAGVAIIDPFHLWSQRDHGVVTLPYAPRTEVRAQLVLPNNAPLSRSARLFVDALRQTARQRQGALQPA encoded by the coding sequence ATGGCGCTTACCGTACGCCAGCTGGAGGTCATCCGGGCCGTCAGCCTGCACGGGTCGGTCACCGAGGCCGCCGCGGCGTTGGGCATTTCCCAGCCCGCCATCAGCCTGATGCTGCGCGATTGCGCCACGCATGCCGGCTTTCCGTTTTTCGTGCGCAAGCACGGCCGCCTGCAGGCCACGCGTGAAACGCAGGTGATCCTGGCGGAGCTGAATCGCATCTTCGACGGCATCGAGCGGGTCAACCGTTTGATGGATGACATGCGCGACATGACCGTGGGTACCGTGCAGGTGGCGTCGGTGCCGACCCTGGCCGACAACCTTATCTCGCCGACCATCGCGTGCTTCCAGAAAGACTGGCCCAACATCCACGTCGGGGTGTTCACGCTGGACAATGTCGGCGTGTTCGAGAACGTCGTGCAGGAGCGCGTCGACTTCGGCCTGGCGTTGTCGCCTTTGAATCACCGCGACGGCCGTGGCGTCGACGGGCGCCTGGTCGACCTTTGCACGACCGAGCTGGTATGTGTCATGCATCCGGACTGCCCGCTGGCGCGGCTCGACATCGTCACGCCCAAGGACCTGGCGCCCTATCCGCTGATTTCCTTCGGCAAGAGCCTGCCGCTGGGCGCCCTGGTGGAGGAAAGCTTTCAGCGCGCCGGCGTGCCGCGGCGTATCGCCCTGGAGGTGACGCTGACGTCGGTGGCCTGCTCGCTGGCGCGGTCCGGCGCCGGCGTGGCCATCATCGATCCCTTCCATCTGTGGAGCCAGCGCGACCATGGCGTCGTCACGCTGCCTTATGCGCCGCGCACCGAAGTGCGCGCGCAGCTGGTGCTGCCCAACAATGCGCCGCTGTCGCGGTCCGCGCGGCTGTTCGTCGACGCCTTGAGGCAGACCGCGCGCCAGCGCCAGGGGGCGCTGCAGCCGGCCTGA
- a CDS encoding mandelate racemase/muconate lactonizing enzyme family protein, giving the protein MKVTEVRTRVVRLPFERPIGSALGKLDSCGCVLVYVHTDTGIVGENLVFALNDRRTRVLRQMVDELADLLIGQDAGHIAGFWARAWKDINFFGHKGVTVMGISALDGALWDIAGKAANLPLYRLLGGARDKVPTYHSGGLWLDRDIDALTREAQDMVAQGFRAVKMRLGMADPRQDAERVRAVRAAIGPDIKLMADANQGLNEAQAIRLGRLLEEHDLTWFEEPLPAWDLEGLARVAAALDTPIASGETEYTRYGFRSMLTLRSADVLMPDLQRVGGVSEFMRVGHMAESHDIPVSSHLFPETSLQVLGALSNAIFLEYMPWFSTLYREPLEFADGMAVVPERPGWGHTFDEQRITALEQATR; this is encoded by the coding sequence ATGAAAGTCACCGAAGTCCGCACGCGGGTCGTACGCCTGCCCTTCGAACGTCCCATCGGCAGCGCGCTCGGCAAGCTCGACAGCTGCGGCTGCGTGCTGGTGTATGTCCATACCGACACGGGCATCGTCGGCGAGAACCTGGTGTTCGCCTTGAACGACCGGCGCACGCGTGTGCTGCGCCAGATGGTGGACGAACTGGCCGATCTGCTGATCGGCCAGGACGCCGGCCACATCGCCGGCTTCTGGGCCCGCGCGTGGAAGGACATCAATTTCTTCGGCCACAAGGGCGTCACCGTGATGGGTATTTCGGCCCTGGACGGCGCGCTGTGGGACATCGCGGGCAAGGCCGCGAACCTGCCGCTGTATCGCCTGCTGGGCGGCGCGCGCGACAAGGTGCCGACGTATCACAGCGGCGGCCTTTGGCTGGACCGCGATATCGATGCCTTGACGCGTGAAGCGCAGGACATGGTGGCGCAAGGCTTCCGCGCGGTGAAGATGCGCCTGGGCATGGCGGATCCGCGCCAGGATGCCGAGCGGGTGCGCGCGGTGCGCGCCGCCATCGGCCCGGACATCAAGTTGATGGCGGACGCCAACCAGGGCCTGAACGAGGCGCAGGCGATACGGCTGGGCCGTCTGCTCGAAGAACATGACCTGACGTGGTTCGAGGAACCGCTGCCCGCGTGGGACCTGGAAGGACTGGCGCGCGTGGCGGCGGCCCTGGACACGCCCATCGCCAGCGGCGAAACCGAATACACCCGCTACGGCTTCCGCAGCATGCTGACCCTGCGCAGCGCCGACGTGTTGATGCCGGACCTGCAAAGAGTCGGCGGCGTCAGCGAATTCATGCGCGTGGGGCATATGGCGGAAAGCCACGACATTCCCGTGTCCAGCCATCTGTTTCCCGAAACCAGCCTGCAAGTGCTGGGCGCGCTGTCGAACGCGATCTTCCTGGAATACATGCCCTGGTTTTCCACCCTGTACCGCGAGCCGCTGGAATTTGCCGACGGCATGGCGGTGGTGCCGGAACGACCCGGCTGGGGCCACACCTTCGACGAGCAACGCATCACCGCGCTGGAGCAGGCGACACGCTGA
- a CDS encoding ABC transporter substrate-binding protein — protein sequence MSLTRRHFVFGSSAIAGAAIIGAPRYARAAAEPLRIGWLAALTGPSSAPGIGFDRGVKFAAESLNAAGGVKGRKIEIVTRDTQGDPTKAVNATQEMINSQKVHAIWGPTNSGESLAVTPIMARAGVPNIHPCVIDTLIDTKKFPNAFRIAPSNGQWDDAVRAYCLKVLKVKKIAIIGDTTGYGVTAVKACVANFKRDGADVVYSNNIDATQTDMTPDMTRARSAGAEVIVIWSVSTGMEARLFNTRAEMNWDVNFAGHPSMASGEIRGLLAKPQNWDKVYAVGYRSCSYGADGKLPERSQEFVDKVQGKVKLDDTLFWWVTAGYDAISLVAKAVQEGASSSKDIIAYWNTLHPYQGYFGNYTYTAEEHNGYPTADVVMSAANSAKHGTFLLAPGYV from the coding sequence ATGAGCCTGACCCGCCGCCACTTCGTCTTCGGTTCCAGCGCCATCGCCGGCGCCGCCATCATTGGCGCGCCGCGCTATGCGCGCGCCGCCGCCGAACCCCTGCGCATCGGCTGGCTGGCGGCGCTGACGGGTCCCAGCTCCGCGCCCGGCATCGGCTTCGACCGCGGCGTCAAATTCGCCGCCGAGTCCTTGAACGCGGCGGGTGGAGTCAAGGGCCGCAAGATCGAGATCGTCACGCGCGATACCCAGGGTGATCCGACCAAGGCGGTCAACGCCACCCAGGAGATGATCAACTCGCAGAAGGTGCATGCGATCTGGGGGCCGACCAATTCCGGCGAATCGTTGGCGGTGACGCCCATCATGGCGCGCGCGGGTGTTCCCAACATCCATCCCTGCGTGATCGACACGCTGATCGATACCAAGAAATTCCCCAACGCCTTCCGCATCGCGCCGTCCAACGGACAGTGGGACGACGCCGTGCGGGCGTATTGCCTGAAAGTGCTGAAGGTGAAGAAGATCGCCATCATCGGCGACACCACCGGCTATGGCGTCACGGCGGTCAAGGCCTGCGTGGCCAACTTCAAGCGTGACGGCGCCGACGTGGTCTACAGCAACAACATCGACGCCACCCAGACCGACATGACGCCGGACATGACGCGGGCGCGCAGTGCGGGCGCCGAGGTCATCGTCATCTGGAGCGTCTCCACGGGCATGGAAGCACGCCTGTTCAACACGCGCGCCGAGATGAACTGGGACGTCAATTTCGCCGGCCACCCGTCGATGGCGTCCGGTGAAATCCGCGGCCTGCTGGCCAAGCCGCAGAACTGGGACAAGGTCTACGCGGTGGGCTATCGCAGCTGCAGCTACGGGGCCGACGGCAAGCTGCCGGAACGCTCGCAGGAGTTCGTCGACAAGGTGCAGGGCAAGGTCAAGCTGGACGACACCTTGTTCTGGTGGGTGACGGCCGGCTACGACGCCATCAGCCTGGTGGCCAAGGCCGTGCAGGAGGGCGCCAGCTCGTCCAAGGACATCATCGCCTACTGGAACACGCTGCATCCCTACCAGGGCTATTTCGGCAACTACACGTACACGGCCGAAGAGCACAACGGCTACCCCACCGCCGACGTCGTGATGTCGGCGGCCAACTCGGCCAAGCACGGCACCTTCCTGCTGGCGCCCGGCTACGTCTGA
- a CDS encoding mandelate racemase/muconate lactonizing enzyme family protein — protein MKIVSVTSEVVSLPFDMGGPYQRFAGALWDKLDILLVRVETEDGLVGWGEAFGHAAIPATRAALDTIVAPLAIGRDAGDIAGLTRQVLHATHLLGRNGCYVYAWSGIEIALWDLLGKRAGMPVHRLLGAAPCTELPAYASLLNYTNCDLVARNTAAAVERGYRHIKLHEVTHEAVRASLAAAGSAAVMLDTNCAWDVPTALRMADAMRDDGLYWLEEPVWPPEDAAGLARVRARGIPIAAGENVAGPLGFKALLDAGALDIAQPSVTKLGGIGEAMKVATLCQAYGVQTVPHCPYFGPGFIATLHIAAALPQRPLIEVLWLDMEANPFDPFVRTQDGKVAVPQGPGLGCDPDPAILARYRVGQPNVTRGARP, from the coding sequence ATGAAGATCGTATCCGTCACTTCTGAAGTCGTGTCCCTGCCCTTCGACATGGGCGGGCCCTATCAGCGCTTTGCCGGTGCCTTGTGGGACAAGCTGGATATCCTGCTGGTGCGGGTCGAGACCGAAGACGGCCTGGTCGGCTGGGGCGAAGCCTTCGGGCACGCTGCCATCCCGGCCACGCGCGCGGCGCTCGATACCATCGTCGCGCCGCTGGCCATCGGCCGCGACGCGGGCGACATCGCCGGCCTGACCCGCCAGGTCCTGCACGCCACCCATCTGCTGGGGCGCAACGGCTGCTATGTCTATGCGTGGTCCGGCATCGAGATCGCGCTGTGGGACTTGCTGGGCAAGCGTGCCGGCATGCCCGTGCATCGCCTGCTGGGCGCGGCGCCTTGCACCGAACTGCCGGCTTACGCCAGCCTGCTCAATTACACCAACTGCGATCTGGTGGCGCGCAATACCGCCGCCGCGGTGGAGCGCGGCTACCGCCACATCAAGCTGCATGAAGTGACGCACGAAGCCGTGCGCGCTTCTCTCGCCGCCGCCGGCAGCGCTGCCGTGATGCTGGATACCAATTGCGCCTGGGACGTGCCCACGGCCTTGCGCATGGCGGACGCGATGCGGGATGACGGCCTCTACTGGCTGGAAGAGCCGGTCTGGCCACCGGAAGACGCCGCCGGCCTGGCCCGCGTGCGCGCCCGCGGCATCCCCATCGCCGCGGGTGAAAACGTCGCCGGACCCCTGGGCTTCAAGGCGCTGCTCGACGCCGGCGCGCTGGACATCGCGCAACCCAGCGTGACGAAGCTGGGCGGCATCGGCGAAGCCATGAAGGTCGCCACCTTATGCCAGGCCTATGGCGTCCAGACGGTACCGCATTGCCCTTACTTCGGCCCGGGCTTCATCGCCACCTTGCACATCGCCGCCGCGCTGCCTCAACGGCCGCTCATCGAGGTCTTGTGGCTGGACATGGAAGCCAATCCCTTCGACCCCTTTGTCCGTACGCAGGATGGCAAGGTGGCAGTGCCGCAAGGCCCCGGCCTTGGCTGCGATCCGGATCCCGCCATACTGGCGCGTTATCGCGTCGGCCAACCCAACGTCACGCGCGGAGCCCGCCCATGA
- a CDS encoding ABC transporter ATP-binding protein: MLTLVADNATDQAGAGVAGTTAATPARAPLLEVRGLDAGYGKIGILHGIDLDVREGEIVAMLGPNGAGKSTLMRAISGLLPLTAGSVTFAGADLSRTTPRAAARAGLVHVIEGHRVFTQQSVIDNLMLAGYDAPRAERRARIEEALTFFPEIAAKRHERAGALSGGQQQMLVVAQGLVKRPRLLILDEPSAGLSPVLVDRVLAVAGQLRAQGTAIVLVEQLVEKALALADRVYALAQGRIAMQAGAREADLPARLERAYFGEHGRVANQ; encoded by the coding sequence GTGCTTACCTTGGTGGCTGATAACGCGACAGACCAGGCAGGGGCCGGCGTGGCCGGCACGACCGCCGCGACGCCCGCCCGCGCGCCCTTGCTGGAGGTACGAGGACTCGATGCGGGCTACGGCAAGATCGGCATCCTGCACGGCATAGACCTGGACGTACGGGAGGGTGAGATCGTCGCCATGCTGGGTCCCAATGGCGCGGGCAAGAGCACGTTGATGCGGGCGATTTCAGGTCTGCTGCCCTTGACCGCCGGCAGCGTCACCTTTGCCGGCGCGGATCTCAGCCGCACCACGCCACGCGCCGCGGCGCGTGCAGGCCTGGTGCACGTGATCGAAGGCCATCGCGTCTTCACCCAGCAGAGCGTGATCGACAACCTGATGCTGGCGGGCTACGATGCCCCGCGGGCGGAACGTCGCGCGCGGATCGAGGAAGCCCTGACCTTCTTCCCCGAAATCGCCGCCAAGCGCCATGAGCGCGCCGGCGCCTTGAGCGGTGGCCAACAGCAGATGCTGGTGGTCGCGCAAGGCCTGGTAAAACGGCCCCGCCTGCTGATCCTCGACGAACCGTCCGCCGGTCTGTCGCCGGTGCTGGTCGACCGGGTGCTGGCTGTCGCCGGACAGCTGCGCGCGCAGGGCACGGCCATCGTGTTGGTGGAACAACTGGTGGAAAAGGCGTTGGCCCTGGCCGATCGCGTATATGCCCTGGCGCAAGGCCGCATCGCCATGCAGGCCGGCGCCCGCGAGGCTGACCTGCCGGCACGACTGGAGCGGGCCTATTTTGGAGAACACGGCCGTGTGGCAAACCAGTGA
- a CDS encoding SMP-30/gluconolactonase/LRE family protein translates to MWQTSERYPDPRIEILDPRFSRYVHFNAAVEKLGEGMRWAEGPVWFGDGRYLLVSDIPNDRIMRWDEATGQFSVFRQSSRNANGNTRDLQGRLITCEHEGRRVTRTEYDGSITVLADNYNGTRLNSPNDVVVKSDGSIWFTDPPFGLGGWYEGKRAQQELPACVYRLDPASGTLTVVDETAHGPNGLCFSPDEKQLYLVQSRAQPNRLITVHEVSADGRGLGLGRTFIDCGPGTSDGIRCDTDGNLWCGWGMGSEELDGVAIFAPDGTRIGHIHLPERCANLCFGGLDRNRLFMAAGKSLYALYVNTQGALPPVR, encoded by the coding sequence GTGTGGCAAACCAGTGAGCGTTATCCCGATCCCCGCATCGAAATCCTCGATCCCCGTTTTTCCCGCTACGTGCATTTCAACGCCGCCGTGGAAAAACTGGGTGAAGGCATGCGCTGGGCCGAGGGCCCCGTATGGTTTGGCGACGGCCGCTATCTGCTGGTCAGCGACATCCCCAACGACCGCATCATGCGTTGGGACGAAGCCACCGGCCAGTTCAGCGTGTTCCGCCAGTCCTCGCGCAACGCCAACGGCAATACGCGCGACCTGCAAGGCCGCCTGATCACTTGCGAGCACGAAGGCCGCCGCGTCACCCGCACCGAATATGACGGCAGCATCACCGTATTGGCGGACAACTACAACGGCACGCGTTTGAATTCACCCAATGACGTGGTGGTGAAATCCGACGGTTCGATCTGGTTCACCGACCCGCCTTTCGGGCTGGGCGGCTGGTACGAAGGCAAGCGCGCGCAGCAGGAGCTGCCGGCCTGCGTGTATCGCCTCGACCCCGCCAGCGGCACGTTGACCGTGGTCGACGAAACCGCGCATGGCCCCAACGGCCTGTGTTTCTCGCCCGACGAGAAGCAGCTCTACCTGGTGCAGTCGCGTGCTCAACCCAATCGGCTGATCACGGTGCATGAGGTCAGCGCTGACGGCCGCGGCCTGGGCCTGGGCCGCACCTTCATCGACTGCGGCCCCGGCACGTCGGATGGTATCCGCTGCGATACTGACGGCAACCTGTGGTGCGGCTGGGGCATGGGGTCGGAAGAACTGGACGGTGTGGCCATCTTCGCGCCGGATGGCACGCGCATCGGCCACATCCATCTGCCTGAACGCTGCGCCAATCTCTGCTTCGGCGGGCTCGACCGCAATCGCCTGTTCATGGCGGCGGGCAAGTCCCTGTATGCCTTGTATGTGAACACGCAGGGCGCGCTGCCACCGGTGCGCTAG
- a CDS encoding branched-chain amino acid ABC transporter permease, translating to MLGSIIASGLAMGAVYALIGITYNTMFATSRVMSFTAGQLGMLGGVLGSLFMLKLGLPAWLAFIATLLGCGVVGLVTELIAVRPVLKSLDQHLYVLSTLALALMIQQVTAIEWGTEPQPFPRLFNLGSGLADEKFWLPVVACAVVVLGLEYLYRRTLVGMAFLAVAEDNFAARALGLPERRLRVWSYVLAAAIGGIAGFASGQLMLAFFANGTLLNFYGFVPVALGGLGNNRGALIGGLALGLFQQAANFTVGGVFSSIAVFVLFIIVLLAVPQGLFGSATARRV from the coding sequence ATGCTAGGTTCCATCATCGCTTCGGGGCTGGCGATGGGCGCGGTGTACGCGCTCATCGGCATCACCTACAACACCATGTTCGCCACGTCTCGCGTGATGAGCTTCACCGCCGGCCAGCTGGGCATGCTGGGCGGCGTGCTGGGTTCGTTGTTCATGCTCAAGCTGGGCCTGCCAGCGTGGCTGGCCTTCATCGCCACCTTGCTGGGCTGCGGCGTGGTGGGGCTCGTGACCGAACTCATCGCCGTGCGGCCCGTGCTCAAGAGCCTGGACCAGCATCTGTATGTGCTGTCGACCCTGGCACTGGCCTTGATGATCCAGCAGGTCACCGCCATCGAATGGGGCACTGAACCGCAACCGTTCCCGCGTCTGTTCAATCTCGGCAGCGGCCTGGCGGATGAGAAGTTCTGGCTGCCGGTGGTCGCTTGCGCGGTGGTGGTGCTGGGGCTGGAATACCTGTATCGGCGCACCCTGGTGGGCATGGCGTTCCTGGCGGTGGCGGAAGACAACTTCGCGGCACGCGCGCTGGGCTTGCCGGAACGGCGCCTGCGCGTGTGGAGCTATGTGCTGGCCGCGGCGATCGGCGGCATCGCGGGCTTTGCCAGCGGGCAGCTGATGTTGGCGTTCTTCGCCAACGGCACGCTGCTCAATTTCTATGGCTTCGTGCCGGTCGCGCTGGGCGGCCTGGGCAATAACCGCGGCGCGCTGATCGGTGGCCTGGCGCTGGGTCTGTTCCAGCAGGCGGCGAACTTCACGGTGGGCGGCGTGTTCTCGTCGATCGCCGTCTTCGTGCTGTTCATCATCGTGCTGCTGGCCGTGCCGCAAGGCCTGTTCGGCAGCGCCACCGCGCGGAGGGTGTGA